One window of the Candidatus Endomicrobium procryptotermitis genome contains the following:
- a CDS encoding OmpA family protein — NIWVNDNISIAPYGHIKSGYVRNYSSREKGRAGANIEIYENDYLRTEGRLGVGINYVINRLSLYCKVSGGYVMAGDRAEYSGEFLDSGEKMEIWGTSSEGTIKVIGIGAEYEIADSLSIYTNVNGNYYNNGREYYGNIGLNYSFAMVEKERREEIENKIIQEIITEKEIINIFETKGEKNASAEIKENIREKLGLEEGKEVSVLKYSKHIFFFKEEEDVKKFKNKIKEAGGRVSGKKVKRVLDGGKLSFKGYEKELGDMREGVLILQYENGLNEIKAIPEEARRAQRNTIIESVLEESQASMVWEMEVENDNVKISKEVVGKLGIKEGSSIYLLNYGRRIFLFKNRVEAAEFLWKLMDAGANIDEENIREIEGVEVKNEDVVGINVEELKDIGDLSKGIRFEHYGKDNTTEVKSVAEEEKRSKEEEITKEKVEGAIERRQKPMIKKYKLNVANFGLNEYSLTNKAKQIIAQEAKEIRKYDYTLITVEGHTDSTGREEINEKISRSRAQSVYKEFLLNGIPAGKIGFIGYGSRVPIATNAAEEGRAANRRTEIYVE, encoded by the coding sequence AATATATGGGTAAATGATAATATAAGCATAGCGCCATATGGACATATAAAGAGTGGATATGTGAGGAATTATTCATCAAGAGAAAAAGGAAGAGCCGGAGCAAATATAGAGATATATGAAAATGATTATTTAAGAACTGAAGGGAGACTGGGAGTAGGAATAAATTATGTAATAAACAGGCTGTCGCTGTACTGTAAGGTGTCGGGTGGATATGTAATGGCAGGAGACAGAGCTGAATACTCTGGAGAATTTTTAGACAGCGGCGAAAAAATGGAAATATGGGGAACGTCATCTGAAGGAACAATAAAAGTAATAGGCATCGGAGCGGAATATGAGATAGCAGACAGTTTGAGCATATATACAAATGTGAACGGAAATTATTATAACAACGGCAGAGAATATTACGGGAATATAGGCTTAAATTATAGTTTTGCGATGGTAGAAAAAGAGAGGAGAGAGGAGATAGAAAATAAAATAATACAAGAGATAATAACGGAGAAAGAAATAATAAACATTTTTGAAACAAAAGGGGAAAAAAATGCTTCAGCGGAAATAAAAGAAAATATCAGAGAAAAGCTCGGGCTGGAAGAAGGTAAAGAGGTAAGTGTTCTAAAATACAGTAAACATATATTTTTCTTTAAAGAGGAAGAAGATGTCAAAAAATTTAAAAATAAAATAAAAGAAGCAGGAGGAAGAGTAAGTGGAAAAAAAGTAAAGAGAGTTTTAGACGGAGGAAAGTTATCGTTTAAAGGCTACGAGAAAGAGCTGGGCGATATGAGAGAAGGAGTACTAATATTGCAATATGAAAATGGATTAAACGAGATAAAAGCCATACCAGAAGAGGCAAGAAGAGCGCAGCGAAATACCATAATAGAGAGCGTGCTGGAAGAAAGTCAGGCGAGCATGGTATGGGAGATGGAAGTAGAAAACGACAATGTTAAAATAAGTAAGGAAGTAGTAGGAAAATTGGGAATTAAAGAAGGGAGCAGCATATACTTGTTAAATTATGGCAGAAGAATATTTTTATTTAAGAATAGGGTTGAAGCAGCGGAATTTTTATGGAAATTGATGGATGCCGGCGCAAATATAGATGAAGAAAATATAAGAGAGATAGAAGGAGTAGAGGTAAAAAATGAAGATGTTGTGGGGATAAATGTGGAAGAGTTAAAAGATATAGGCGATTTAAGCAAAGGTATAAGATTCGAACATTATGGGAAAGATAATACAACGGAAGTAAAATCGGTTGCTGAAGAAGAAAAGAGGTCAAAAGAAGAAGAGATAACAAAAGAAAAAGTAGAAGGGGCGATAGAGAGAAGACAAAAGCCGATGATAAAAAAATATAAATTAAATGTGGCAAATTTTGGGTTAAACGAGTATTCATTGACAAATAAAGCAAAACAGATAATAGCGCAGGAAGCTAAAGAAATAAGAAAATATGATTATACGCTGATAACCGTAGAAGGCCATACTGATTCGACAGGCCGCGAAGAAATAAATGAAAAAATATCGAGATCAAGAGCGCAAAGCGTATATAAAGAATTTTTATTAAACGGAATACCTGCAGGCAAAATAGGATTCATCGGTTACGGTTCACGGGTGCCGATAGCGACAAACGCTGCGGAAGAGGGGAGAGCTGCAAACAGGAGAACAGAAATTTATGTCGAGTAA
- a CDS encoding efflux RND transporter permease subunit produces MNLASLSIKRPTFIFSILIAMIIVGLIFMTRMQIRMFPDVEYPYVVVTVQYDGAGPEEIENRISRMVENSISAISGIKHINSISQDGYSTTYVEFELDKNPEVALQEVKDKISEIRRRFPDDIEEPVVLKLDPEQMPIMTISLKADLNPKDLYDFGDEYYRKELLRVDGISRIWMVGGQRREIHVSVDRKKLDEYDTTLTEVSQNIANNSLNIPVGRVSIGDDDISFRSMGEYRDVKDIGLVVVNFHGNDVPVSVGQLAKVNDTVMERFTKGRIDFKEDDKVVREQSFQFRVYKQSKANEVKISDGVTAKVKELNERYKDFPGKPYLTIVTDNALPIKANIKDVRNTIFEGIFLAVVVVYFFLASWRSTFITALALPNSLIGAFIFMFLFDFSINIISLMSLSLAVGLLIDDAIVVRENIYRHYEEGEEPDVAAQKGTDEVALAVIATTSSVIAVFLPVGFLSGIIGQFFKEFGLTVVFAMFISVLDALTIAPMLSAYIIPSRKEAKIKKPNKIVAVVSGFFRAITVVWFDKLYYLIVKIYEKMIRFILRHKIAVLLFTVIIFGASLSLVKKIPTNFVPSSEIGEFNISVETDPGASLSRTDAVCLQIEDVLMAMDEVEFAVVSIGNNNRELNVADIYVRLVDYKQRVHTTDEVKHAIRLKLAEVLDKTVIFSINDSGGPGGGEKPFSLLLFGRETKQLSLLAEELIEKFRLIPGLVDINTNYRSGKPELQIDIDPVKAKQFGINSVIAGTELRAMVEGNLPAVFRANGLEYDIRVRFEDDQRTLMDSFNDLYVFNKNGKRIKLSRFAALKKAEGPTKIFRRDRSRYIQISGNLMKGASLGPVQSEIQRIMNEHKNNPKNKALWQDVTFGYSGDLDEMQDLFKSIIMAALLSVIFIYMVLASLYESIITPLTIMVALPLAAVGGLIALYITKGSLDMFTLIGFIMLLGIVAKNSIILVDYIQQLMRRGKHVDEAIVEAGKVRMRPILMTSFALAAGMLPTALALSEVGKFRQSMGIVIIGGIVSSTILTLLVIPAIFEYMDSFRIWTRKILGRPVKRKIDKDFNKEAKVTRCEE; encoded by the coding sequence ATGAATTTAGCAAGTTTATCGATTAAACGTCCTACTTTTATTTTCTCAATTCTGATTGCAATGATAATAGTAGGACTTATTTTTATGACCAGAATGCAAATACGAATGTTTCCCGATGTGGAATATCCTTATGTTGTCGTAACGGTACAGTACGATGGAGCAGGACCTGAAGAAATTGAAAACAGAATAAGCAGAATGGTTGAAAACTCAATCAGCGCCATCTCCGGCATAAAACATATCAATTCTATAAGTCAAGACGGATACTCCACTACATATGTTGAGTTTGAACTGGATAAAAATCCAGAAGTTGCGCTGCAGGAAGTAAAAGATAAAATTTCTGAAATCAGAAGAAGATTTCCAGATGATATTGAAGAACCAGTCGTGTTAAAGCTAGATCCTGAACAAATGCCTATAATGACCATAAGCTTAAAAGCTGATTTAAATCCTAAAGACCTTTATGATTTCGGAGATGAATATTACAGAAAAGAGCTTTTAAGAGTGGACGGAATATCGAGAATCTGGATGGTCGGCGGACAGAGAAGAGAAATTCATGTATCTGTGGACAGAAAAAAGCTTGACGAATACGATACCACTTTAACCGAAGTTTCGCAAAACATAGCAAATAATAGTTTGAACATTCCGGTGGGCAGGGTTTCTATTGGCGATGACGATATTTCTTTCAGGTCAATGGGAGAATATAGGGATGTGAAAGATATAGGGCTTGTTGTCGTAAATTTCCACGGCAATGACGTTCCAGTTTCCGTAGGCCAGCTTGCCAAAGTAAACGATACTGTAATGGAACGTTTCACAAAAGGAAGAATTGATTTTAAAGAAGACGACAAAGTTGTCAGAGAACAATCGTTTCAGTTCAGGGTGTATAAACAATCTAAGGCTAACGAAGTTAAAATTTCAGATGGCGTAACGGCAAAAGTTAAAGAACTCAATGAAAGATATAAAGATTTTCCGGGAAAACCATACCTTACCATCGTTACTGATAACGCTCTTCCTATTAAGGCAAACATTAAAGATGTGCGCAATACCATTTTCGAAGGAATTTTTCTTGCCGTAGTAGTTGTTTATTTCTTCCTTGCAAGTTGGCGTTCGACTTTTATTACTGCACTGGCTCTTCCAAACAGCTTAATAGGCGCTTTCATTTTTATGTTTTTATTTGATTTCAGCATAAACATTATTTCGCTGATGTCTCTGTCTCTTGCGGTCGGACTTTTGATAGATGACGCGATAGTAGTACGCGAAAATATCTACAGGCATTATGAAGAAGGCGAAGAACCTGACGTCGCGGCGCAGAAAGGTACTGATGAAGTCGCTCTTGCGGTAATAGCTACGACTAGTTCGGTTATAGCGGTATTTTTACCAGTAGGTTTTTTAAGCGGAATAATAGGACAGTTTTTTAAAGAGTTTGGTTTGACTGTGGTTTTTGCCATGTTTATATCAGTGCTCGATGCTTTAACCATAGCTCCGATGCTGTCGGCATATATTATCCCATCAAGAAAAGAAGCAAAGATTAAAAAGCCAAATAAAATTGTAGCAGTTGTCAGCGGTTTTTTTAGAGCTATTACCGTCGTGTGGTTTGACAAGCTGTATTATCTTATAGTAAAAATTTACGAGAAAATGATACGCTTTATTCTCAGACACAAAATAGCTGTATTACTCTTTACCGTTATAATTTTTGGAGCTTCTCTCAGCCTTGTAAAAAAAATACCAACAAACTTTGTTCCTTCATCAGAAATCGGAGAGTTTAATATATCGGTTGAAACTGATCCTGGAGCTTCTCTGTCCAGAACCGACGCGGTTTGTTTGCAGATAGAAGACGTGCTTATGGCTATGGACGAAGTTGAATTTGCGGTAGTTTCCATTGGCAATAACAACAGAGAGCTTAATGTCGCGGATATTTACGTAAGACTTGTGGATTACAAACAAAGAGTGCATACCACTGATGAAGTTAAGCATGCCATAAGGCTAAAACTTGCTGAAGTTTTGGATAAAACCGTTATTTTTTCCATCAATGATTCAGGTGGTCCGGGAGGAGGAGAAAAACCTTTTTCGCTTCTTCTTTTCGGAAGAGAGACAAAACAATTGTCTTTGCTCGCAGAAGAACTTATCGAAAAATTCCGATTGATTCCAGGACTAGTGGATATTAATACGAACTACAGATCCGGAAAACCAGAACTTCAAATAGACATAGATCCTGTTAAAGCGAAACAGTTTGGAATTAATTCTGTAATTGCAGGTACGGAACTAAGGGCTATGGTTGAAGGAAATTTACCGGCGGTATTTAGAGCAAACGGGTTGGAGTATGATATCAGGGTACGTTTCGAAGATGATCAAAGAACTCTGATGGACTCATTTAATGATTTATATGTATTTAATAAAAACGGTAAACGCATTAAACTTTCAAGATTTGCAGCTTTAAAAAAAGCCGAAGGACCTACAAAAATATTCAGAAGAGACAGAAGTAGATACATACAAATATCCGGAAACTTAATGAAAGGTGCGTCGCTAGGTCCAGTACAAAGCGAAATTCAGAGAATAATGAATGAACATAAAAATAATCCAAAAAATAAAGCACTGTGGCAGGATGTCACTTTCGGTTATTCAGGCGATCTTGATGAAATGCAGGATTTGTTTAAGAGTATTATTATGGCGGCCTTACTTTCGGTAATATTTATTTATATGGTGCTTGCAAGTTTATACGAATCGATAATCACGCCGCTTACCATTATGGTTGCGCTTCCTCTTGCGGCTGTCGGAGGTCTTATTGCATTATATATTACAAAAGGTTCTCTTGACATGTTTACTCTGATAGGATTTATAATGTTGTTGGGTATTGTCGCAAAAAATTCGATTATTCTTGTAGACTACATACAACAGCTTATGAGGCGCGGAAAACATGTGGACGAAGCGATAGTCGAAGCAGGCAAAGTCAGGATGCGGCCTATACTTATGACATCTTTTGCTTTGGCGGCCGGCATGCTGCCTACGGCTCTTGCTTTAAGCGAAGTAGGAAAATTCAGACAGAGTATGGGAATTGTCATTATCGGCGGAATTGTAAGTTCCACTATTCTTACACTCCTGGTTATTCCCGCGATATTTGAATATATGGATTCATTCAGAATATGGACAAGGAAAATACTTGGCAGGCCTGTTAAGAGAAAAATCGATAAAGATTTTAATAAAGAAGCAAAAGTCACAAGATGCGAAGAATAA
- a CDS encoding P-II family nitrogen regulator produces MIKIEAIVREDKFEEVKEALNKVGVNGITVSQVMGCGKQKGYVEFVRGSEVDITLHPKIKFEIVVSSEEWEEKTIKAILETAYTGKPGDGKIFSYDMRSVIRIRTKETGTAAIN; encoded by the coding sequence ATGATAAAAATAGAGGCTATAGTGCGTGAAGATAAATTCGAAGAAGTCAAAGAAGCTCTTAATAAAGTAGGGGTAAACGGAATAACAGTTTCTCAGGTTATGGGCTGCGGAAAACAAAAAGGTTACGTTGAATTTGTGCGCGGAAGTGAAGTTGATATCACACTGCATCCTAAAATTAAGTTTGAAATAGTAGTTTCTTCTGAAGAGTGGGAAGAAAAAACCATAAAGGCGATTTTGGAAACCGCTTATACCGGCAAGCCCGGCGACGGCAAAATATTCAGCTATGATATGAGAAGCGTAATAAGAATACGTACAAAAGAAACAGGTACTGCGGCGATAAACTAG
- a CDS encoding ammonium transporter — protein sequence MINVGDTAFILLCAALVFIMTPGLSFFYGGLGRRKNVVSNMMNSIFIMGLGIFLYALVGYSLSFGGEGKIIGSLKNFALFGITKESIFGDNLPTFAFVAFQMMFALITPAIITGSVAGRMKFKALFIFIGLWSLLVYYPLAHMVWGGGFIGADIKALDFAGGDVVHISSGLTGLILAILLGKRYGYEQVSYRIHNVPFVVLGMGLLWFGWFGFNAGSALAANGLAAHAFMTTAISAASAMIMWMFIDVLKQGKPTLIGACTGVIAGLVGITPAAGFVSIGASFIIGITVAPVCYFGIIIIKKALKIDDSLDAFGCHGIGGIWGGILTGLFVTPELNLTEGLGGLFYGGGLTQLISQIEGILLTIVIVVAGTLIAAVITKVFTPLRVSKHEELNGMDISQHGEIAYPSFTGLD from the coding sequence ATGATTAATGTAGGAGATACGGCTTTTATTTTGTTGTGTGCTGCACTTGTGTTTATCATGACGCCGGGATTGAGTTTTTTTTATGGCGGTTTGGGCCGCAGAAAAAATGTGGTAAGCAATATGATGAATTCGATATTTATTATGGGACTTGGAATTTTTCTATATGCTTTGGTTGGCTATTCTTTGTCTTTTGGCGGGGAAGGAAAAATTATAGGTTCACTTAAAAATTTTGCTCTTTTCGGAATAACCAAAGAAAGCATTTTTGGCGATAATCTACCGACTTTCGCTTTTGTGGCTTTTCAGATGATGTTTGCTTTGATAACGCCTGCAATCATAACTGGTTCGGTTGCCGGAAGAATGAAATTTAAAGCATTATTTATCTTTATAGGTCTGTGGTCGCTGCTTGTGTACTATCCTTTGGCGCATATGGTATGGGGCGGCGGATTTATAGGAGCGGATATTAAAGCTCTTGATTTTGCCGGAGGCGATGTCGTTCACATAAGTTCTGGTTTAACAGGCCTGATTCTTGCCATTTTGCTTGGCAAAAGGTATGGTTATGAACAGGTTTCTTATCGCATACACAATGTGCCTTTTGTAGTTTTGGGCATGGGACTTTTGTGGTTCGGCTGGTTCGGGTTTAATGCGGGAAGCGCTTTGGCGGCAAACGGTCTGGCAGCGCACGCTTTTATGACAACGGCGATTTCTGCCGCGTCGGCAATGATAATGTGGATGTTTATTGACGTTTTAAAGCAGGGCAAACCTACGTTGATAGGTGCGTGTACCGGCGTTATCGCGGGTTTGGTTGGCATTACACCGGCGGCCGGCTTTGTTTCAATAGGAGCATCTTTTATAATAGGAATAACCGTTGCTCCAGTATGCTATTTTGGTATAATTATTATTAAGAAAGCTTTGAAAATTGACGATTCGCTGGACGCTTTTGGCTGCCACGGAATAGGCGGCATTTGGGGCGGAATTCTCACCGGTTTATTTGTAACTCCAGAACTTAACCTTACGGAAGGGCTTGGCGGTTTGTTTTACGGCGGCGGATTAACTCAGCTTATATCACAAATCGAAGGAATTTTGCTTACGATTGTAATAGTTGTCGCAGGTACGCTTATAGCAGCTGTAATTACGAAAGTATTTACGCCTCTTCGCGTATCTAAACATGAAGAACTTAACGGTATGGATATATCCCAGCACGGCGAAATTGCATATCCTTCGTTTACCGGTTTGGATTAA
- a CDS encoding porin family protein produces MKKFLLTIFFMIAATTVSLADSSKDKVYIGASLLMSFEDFSYNDFIDNFSKSEGNEKTMSGPRYDFLVGYRLSNKFRIEAQYLIISQNSFETDKSNSNVEYKAQGLFANAIIDFWDMQEHFITPFAGIGIGAGSPNLNISYNGIKDEVDNNGFSWQLQGGVNVKLVTWLIVSVKYTYISMPDAKVGSSSKEEIKAEFKRGVQAIGAGVTILI; encoded by the coding sequence ATGAAAAAATTTTTATTAACAATTTTTTTCATGATTGCCGCAACAACTGTTTCTCTTGCCGATTCCTCAAAAGATAAAGTTTATATTGGCGCAAGCCTTTTGATGAGCTTCGAAGATTTTTCTTATAACGATTTTATAGACAATTTTAGCAAGTCTGAAGGTAATGAAAAGACTATGTCTGGGCCGAGATACGATTTTTTAGTTGGATACAGACTCAGCAATAAATTCAGGATTGAAGCACAATACTTAATTATAAGCCAAAATAGTTTTGAAACCGACAAAAGCAACAGCAATGTAGAATATAAGGCACAGGGGCTGTTTGCAAACGCCATTATTGATTTTTGGGATATGCAAGAACATTTCATTACTCCTTTTGCGGGAATTGGCATCGGCGCTGGATCTCCGAATTTAAATATTAGCTATAATGGAATAAAAGATGAAGTTGACAATAACGGTTTTTCATGGCAGCTTCAAGGAGGAGTAAACGTAAAACTCGTCACCTGGCTTATAGTAAGCGTGAAATATACTTATATTTCAATGCCAGATGCAAAAGTCGGTTCTTCATCAAAGGAAGAAATAAAAGCTGAGTTCAAAAGAGGAGTTCAGGCTATAGGCGCAGGGGTAACAATTTTGATTTAG
- a CDS encoding DNA alkylation repair protein — translation MAGKIKNIVLNELKSVGDKKVALYHAAYFQTYKGGYGQGDLFWGLRAAQQRKIAKKYYKEIPLKDTEDILKHKIHEARLTALMIMILKYEKASEVEKAKIASLYLKNTKYVNNWDLVDLSAHRLSGDYWYHNCPEQIWKYAKSGNLWDERIAMISTFYFIKCGRFDETIALCETFLNHKHDLMHKASGWMLREMGKRDEKPLYVFLDKYSKIMPRTMLRYSIEKLQEKKRRYYMEM, via the coding sequence ATGGCAGGGAAAATAAAAAATATTGTTTTAAATGAATTGAAATCTGTAGGAGATAAAAAAGTTGCTCTTTATCATGCGGCTTATTTTCAAACTTATAAAGGTGGTTATGGGCAGGGTGATTTATTTTGGGGTCTTCGGGCAGCACAACAAAGGAAAATAGCAAAAAAGTATTATAAAGAAATACCACTCAAAGATACGGAAGATATTTTAAAACATAAAATACACGAAGCAAGATTAACGGCTTTAATGATTATGATATTAAAATATGAAAAAGCTTCCGAAGTCGAGAAAGCTAAAATAGCATCTTTATATCTTAAAAATACGAAATACGTAAATAATTGGGATTTAGTCGATTTGTCGGCGCACCGTTTATCAGGCGATTATTGGTATCACAACTGTCCTGAACAAATATGGAAATATGCGAAATCCGGGAATCTATGGGATGAGAGAATAGCCATGATTTCCACATTTTATTTTATAAAATGCGGCCGTTTTGACGAAACTATCGCTCTTTGTGAAACTTTTTTAAATCACAAACACGATTTAATGCACAAAGCGTCAGGATGGATGCTTAGAGAAATGGGAAAAAGGGATGAAAAGCCTCTTTATGTTTTTTTGGATAAGTATAGTAAAATTATGCCCAGAACAATGCTCCGCTATTCAATAGAAAAGCTGCAGGAAAAAAAGCGCAGATATTATATGGAAATGTAA
- a CDS encoding Smr/MutS family protein, translating into MSFEKLDLHPIYNKGALIENELNRILNNAHMKKLDFIEIIPGKGTGQLKEKVLKFFNKKDIRQKYSRLDVDNKNFGTIFVYFNWNKLKKLNLCL; encoded by the coding sequence ATGTCTTTTGAGAAACTTGACCTTCACCCGATTTACAATAAAGGTGCACTGATAGAAAATGAACTCAATAGAATTTTAAATAACGCACATATGAAAAAACTTGATTTTATAGAAATTATTCCCGGAAAAGGTACCGGACAGCTTAAAGAAAAAGTTTTAAAATTTTTTAATAAAAAGGACATAAGGCAAAAATATTCACGACTTGATGTGGACAATAAAAATTTCGGCACAATATTTGTGTATTTTAACTGGAACAAACTTAAAAAGTTAAACCTATGCTTGTAA
- a CDS encoding phage holin family protein, which translates to MLVRFIISVAALLMSVNIIPGINIPSWKILIVTVILISLLNAVLKPILVLLTLPVNVLTLGLFIFFINAFIFYLASEIIKDFRIDGFWDAFFGALIFTMVNALLNRIITGLQKEKADK; encoded by the coding sequence ATGCTTGTAAGATTTATTATAAGTGTTGCGGCACTTCTGATGTCGGTAAATATTATACCTGGAATTAATATTCCATCATGGAAAATTCTTATTGTTACCGTTATACTCATAAGCCTGCTTAATGCTGTTTTGAAACCTATTCTCGTGCTGCTTACGCTTCCTGTAAATGTTCTGACTTTAGGGTTATTTATTTTTTTTATAAATGCTTTTATATTTTATCTGGCTTCGGAAATTATAAAAGATTTCAGAATCGACGGTTTTTGGGACGCGTTTTTCGGCGCTTTGATATTTACGATGGTGAATGCTTTATTGAATCGCATAATAACAGGATTACAAAAAGAAAAAGCCGATAAATGA
- a CDS encoding HD domain-containing protein produces MITKELILRIFSAANILRWNDHIRPFDFFELDKQAHKMIIAYIVAKFEEEEGKKVDWIKLIEGGIFEFFQRIMLTDLKPEVFHEIMSKKEKELNIWVMENLEKDLEALQNGIKERFAKYFSNPEYAKHEKRILSSAHSLSTKWEFGIIYPWNAMVYGIEKTKQEIDESIATFDDLSGIRKLVINKKYYGFLDLCGQLRFQQRWAQAFRIPKTTVLGHMLTVAIFAYIFSNEMVACKARIYNNFYSALFHDLPEILTKDIIRPIKSSISGLENIIKMYEEKQVEERILPLIPESWHREMVYFVKNEFADKIIENGEVKEVKNAADYNYDQYNAVDGTLTSSCDKLCAYIEASMALEYGIKSATLMKSKESLYDKYALINKNNLNFKQLFDYFK; encoded by the coding sequence ATGATAACAAAAGAGTTGATTTTAAGAATTTTTTCTGCTGCTAACATTTTGAGATGGAACGACCATATAAGGCCTTTTGATTTTTTTGAGCTTGATAAACAGGCGCATAAGATGATAATAGCCTATATAGTCGCAAAGTTCGAGGAAGAAGAAGGCAAAAAAGTTGATTGGATTAAACTTATCGAGGGCGGCATTTTTGAGTTTTTCCAAAGAATAATGCTGACAGATTTAAAACCCGAAGTGTTTCATGAAATAATGTCAAAAAAAGAAAAAGAGCTCAATATCTGGGTAATGGAGAACCTTGAGAAAGACTTAGAGGCTTTGCAGAACGGAATTAAAGAAAGATTTGCAAAATATTTTTCAAACCCCGAATATGCCAAACATGAAAAAAGGATTTTAAGTTCAGCACACAGTCTTTCTACAAAATGGGAGTTCGGTATTATTTATCCTTGGAACGCCATGGTTTACGGGATAGAGAAAACAAAACAAGAGATAGACGAAAGCATTGCAACTTTTGACGATTTGTCGGGAATAAGAAAACTTGTGATAAATAAAAAATATTACGGTTTTCTTGATCTTTGTGGACAGCTGCGTTTCCAGCAGAGATGGGCACAGGCTTTCAGAATACCTAAAACTACCGTTTTAGGACATATGCTTACGGTAGCAATTTTTGCGTACATATTTTCCAATGAGATGGTCGCATGCAAAGCCAGAATCTACAATAATTTTTATTCGGCGTTATTTCATGACCTGCCAGAAATTCTCACCAAAGACATCATCAGGCCGATAAAATCTTCTATATCTGGTCTTGAAAACATTATAAAAATGTACGAAGAGAAACAGGTTGAGGAAAGAATTCTGCCTTTAATCCCCGAAAGCTGGCATAGGGAAATGGTTTATTTTGTGAAAAATGAATTTGCCGACAAGATAATTGAAAATGGTGAAGTGAAAGAAGTAAAAAATGCCGCGGATTATAATTACGACCAATATAATGCCGTTGACGGCACTCTCACTTCTTCTTGCGATAAACTTTGCGCTTATATAGAAGCATCGATGGCACTAGAGTACGGAATAAAATCTGCCACGCTTATGAAGTCTAAAGAATCTCTTTATGATAAATATGCACTAATAAACAAAAACAATTTAAATTTTAAGCAGCTTTTCGATTATTTTAAATGA